From the genome of Impatiens glandulifera chromosome 9, dImpGla2.1, whole genome shotgun sequence, one region includes:
- the LOC124914922 gene encoding calcium-dependent protein kinase 18-like, giving the protein MGICFSTVKISGSNSNGTRPVVPNCTALVGTRQRPKPSSSETAAAAENNNNNNNNNNNRKKRNKKKQKQQRGGQQNQPKEVPPNKNPPPQPVKLKKQGGVIPYGKRTDFGYLKDFDNRYTIGKLLGHGQFGYTYVGTDKFNGDRVAVKRIDKSKMVVPIAVEDVKREVKILQALTGHENVVQFYNAFEDDNYVYIAMELCEGGELLDRILAKKDSRYSEKDAAVVVRQMLKVAAQCHLHGLVHRDMKPENFLFKSTKDDSPLKATDFGLSDFIRPGKKFRDIVGSAYYVAPEVLKRKSGPESDVWSIGVITYILLCGRRPFWDKTEDGIFKEVLRNKPDFRRKPWPAISNGAKDFVKKLLVKDPHVRLTAAQALSHTWVREGGNASEIPLDISVLSNMRQFVKYSRFKQFALRAFATTLDEEELAELRDQFDAIDVDKSGAISLEEMRIALAKDLPWKVKESRVLEIVQAIDSNTDGMVDFSEFVAAAIHVHQMEELSTEKWMNRSQAAFNKFDVDGDGYITSEELQLNTGLRGSLNPLLEEADVDKDGKISLSEFRRLLRTASMNSPRKM; this is encoded by the exons ATGGGTATATGTTTTTCCACCGTCAAAATCAGTGGCTCAAACAGCAACGGCACCCGCCCCGTCGTCCCAAATTGTACAGCCTTGGTCGGAACAAGGCAAAGACCCAAACCATCGTCATCGGAAACAGCGGCGGCTGcggagaataataataataataataataataataataataggaagAAGAGGAATAAGAAGAAGCAGAAACAACAGAGGGGGGGACAGCAGAATCAGCCAAAAGAAGTACCTCCTAACAAGAATCCTCCTCCACAACCTGTCAAATTGAAGAAACAGGGCGGCGTAATTCCTTACGGTAAAAGAACAGATTTTGGCTACCTTAAGGATTTCGACAATCGATATACGATTGGGAAATTGTTAGGTCATGGTCAATTTGGGTATACCTATGTTGGCACCGACAAGTTCAATGGAGACCGTGTTGCCGTCAAGAGAATTGACAAAAGCAAG ATGGTTGTTCCAATTGCTGTAGAAGATGTTAAAAGAGAGGTGAAGATATTACAGGCATTAACTGGCCATGAGAATGTAGTTCAATTTTATAATGCTTTTGAGGATGATAATTATGTCTATATAGCAATGGA GCTGTGTGAGGGTGGTGAATTGTTGGATCGAATTTTGGCCAA AAAAGATAGTCGTTATTCTGAGAAAGATGCTGCTGTGGTTGTTCGCCAAATGCTTAAAGTTGCAGCCCAATGCCATTTACATGGCTTGGTGCATCGAGATATGAAACCCGAG aattttcttttcaaatccACAAAGGACGATTCACCTTTAAAAGCAACAGATTTCGGGCTATCAGACTTCATCAGACCAG GAAAGAAGTTTCGTGACATTGTTGGCAGCGCGTATTATGTTGCACCGGAGGTTTTGAAACGCAAATCAGGACCAGAATCAGATGTTTGGAGTATCGGAGTCATAACCTATATTCTTTTATGTGGTAGGCGTCCATTCTGGGACAAAACCGAAGATGGCATATTCAAGGAG GTTTTAAGAAACAAACCAGATTTTCGTCGTAAACCATGGCCAGCAATAAGCAATGGAGCAAAGGATTTTGTTAAGAAACTACTAGTAAAGGATCCTCATGTTAGACTTACGGCCGCACAAGCCCTTT CGCATACATGGGTTAGAGAAGGTGGGAACGCGTCTGAGATTCCTCTCGATATATCTGTCTTATCGAATATGCGCCAGTTTGTCAAGTACAGCCGTTTCAAACAATTTGCTCTTCGG GCATTTGCTACAACACTTGATGAAGAGGAACTGGCTGAACTTAGGGATCAGTTTGACGCAATTGACGTCGATAAAAGCGGAGCAATAAGCCTAGAAGAAATGAGAATAGCCCTTGCTAAAGATCTTccttggaaggtgaaagaatcGCGCGTCCTAGAGATCGTACAAGCg ATCGATAGTAACACGGATGGAATGGTAGATTTCTCGGAGTTTGTTGCGGCTGCTATTCATGTTCATCAAATGGAGGAATTGAGCACGGAGAAATGGATGAACAGATCGCAAGCTGCTTTCAATAAATTTGACGTGGATGGGGACGGTTACATAACCTCGGAAGAACTTCAATTGAACACGGGTTTACGAGGATCGTTAAACCCGCTTTTGGAGGAAGCAGACGTTGATAAAGATGGGAAAATAAGTCTTTCAGAATTCAGGAGGCTTTTAAGAACAGCAAGCATGAACTCTCCAAGAAAGATGTAA
- the LOC124914465 gene encoding MLO-like protein 4 — translation MRIDGERSLFETPTWAVATVVSVMVTMGFLFHGSLKRLGKWLDRTKRKALLSALEKIKEELMLFGLLSLLMGHWTIFVAKICVKSSSLSSRFYPCLAETENVSVKHITVETHNLFNNHSRSQQHVNHMHTNICPEGHDFASYESLEQLHRFLFVLGITHILYSFFAIALAMIKIYGWRKWENQAKQQQMAISQAAAAEQDEGSTNTSSVKSISKMRRQSTFIFHQTSHPWSQHRALVWLLCFSRQFWSSINRADYMALRLGFISMHQLPLSYDFHNYILRSMEEEFRDIVGISIPLWIFAILCIFLGFHGTNFYFWSSFLPAILILAMGTKLHRIVVKLAVETMDSPPFTGSAQRFNLRDELFWFGRPRLLLWLIQFVSFQNAFEMALFIWSMWESRGPSCFMEKKSFIVIRLTFGVVSQFWCSFITFPLYVIVTQMGSRFKKTIISENVRKSLHGWRGRVKARHPTGSPPFVQLHATTSITSLESMTTDHEINEETNSSSSKVVNDIDQMSSRFHQNAFVATHRGDDDENLVMAFDDHDNKEEEDDDDEKKSQHKDDFCVECPP, via the exons ATGAGGATTGATGGTGAACGATCTTTGTTCGAAACCCCAACTTGGGCTGTTGCAACGGTCGTCTCAGTCATGGTTACCATGGGTTTTTTATTCCATGGTTCTTTGAAACGACTCGGAaag TGGTTAGATAGGACTAAGAGGAAAGCCCTTTTATCTGCTTTGGAGAAGATCAAGGAAG AGCTAATGCTTTTTGGGCTTCTATCATTGCTGATGGGTCACTGGACAATCTTTGTTGCCAAGATTTGTGTTAAATCATCTTCCTTGAGCAGTCGATTCTACCCATGTTTAGCAGAAACTGAGAATGTCTCTGTCAAACATATAACGGTTGAAACCCATAATCTTTTCAATAACCATTCGCGTTCTCAACAACATGTTAATCATATGCACACCAACATTTGCCCAGAG GGACACGACTTCGCATCTTATGAGAGCCTTGAGCAACTACACAGATTCTTATTCGTTCTTGGAATCACACATATCTTGTATAGCTTTTTCGCAATCGCCCTTGCCATGATAAAG ATATATGGGTGGAGAAAATGGGAAAATCAAGCAAAGCAGCAGCAGATGGCTATTTCtcaagcagcagcagcagaacAAGATGAAGGTTCAACGAATACTTCTTCTGTCAAATCAATTAGTAAAATGAGACGCCAATCCACTTTTATATTTCACCAAACTTCCCATCCTTGGAGTCAGCACAGAGCCCTCGTTTGGctg CTTTGTTTCAGTAGACAGTTTTGGAGTTCTATAAACCGCGCTGATTATATGGCTTTGCGTTTGGGCTTCATCAGT ATGCATCAATTGCCACTCTCATATGACTTCCATAACTACATCCTTCGTAGCATGGAAGAAGAATTTCGTGACATTGTTGGCATTAG CATCCCACTCTGGATTTTCGCCATATTATGCATCTTCCTAGGCTTTCATG GCACCAACTTCTATTTCTGGTCATCCTTCTTGCCAGCCATA TTGATCTTGGCAATGGGTACTAAATTGCATCGAATAGTAGTGAAATTGGCGGTTGAAACAATGGATTCGCCTCCATTCACTGGTAGTGCTCAACGCTTTAACCTTAGGGATGAGCTTTTCTGGTTCGGGAGGCCAAGGCTTCTGTTGTGGCTAATACAGTTCGTATCATTCCAA AATGCATTTGAGATGGCTTTGTTTATTTGGTCAATG TGGGAGAGCCGAGGTCCTTCGTGTTTCATGGAGAAAAAAAGCTTCATCGTCATCCGTTTGACGTTTGG GGTGGTCTCTCAATTTTGGTGTAGCTTCATTACATTCCCACTTTATGTTATTGTTACacag ATGGGATCAAGGTTTAAGAAGACAATAATATCAGAAAATGTGCGAAAATCTCTACATGGATGGAGAGGAAGGGTGAAAGCTAGGCACCCAACCGGTAGCCCTCCCTTTGTCCAACTCCATGCAACAACATCCATAACTTCTTTAGAATCAATGACGACAGATCATGAGATTAACGAAGAAACCAACTCCTCCTCTTCAAAGGTTGTCAATGATATTGACCAGATGAGCTCGAGATTCCATCAAAATGCATTTGTGGCAACACATCGAGGTGACGACGATGAGAATCTTGTGATGGCTTTCGATGACCACGataacaaagaagaagaagatgacgaTGATGAAAAGAAGAGTCAACACAAAGATGATTTTTGTGTTGAGTGCCCTCCATAG